A stretch of Rhododendron vialii isolate Sample 1 chromosome 4a, ASM3025357v1 DNA encodes these proteins:
- the LOC131324052 gene encoding uncharacterized protein LOC131324052, with the protein MVMERVQEEEEEDTAEPSTTQCTHHHPHKPTTESGICPFCLQEKLTKLVSSSTSPFPISQSCPSPPSPNTESSRSDSIPPKPTLSTSSLNSLNVIHHLNSTTNSYNHEYNSTRAFLRIPFVQTQKKKKKDKNKDQEKDSTIFFNRSKSTTTPRSGGGRDFDENTPRKRGFFRSLVSLSRNPSARKIESRDWREEIDGDTPRKREDFAAVLVEEKEGSPETEAFDRKVSRSRSVGCGGGSSRSFSGDFFDRISTGFGDCALRRAESYRESKQKITAVHRRRGSAAVDGGRRGYVNERVKCGGIFSGFMPNSSSSSSSSSSCLVSSSVEDGGAAAAAAVVRHGRSKSWGWAFASPLRALNKHPSNGKRGSSNRKKNTSPMTPNIHAIPSILVYRG; encoded by the coding sequence ATGGTAATGGAAAGagtccaagaagaagaagaagaagacacaGCCGAACCCAGTACCACCCAATGcacccaccaccaccctcaCAAACCCACCACAGAATCAGGCATCTGCCCCTTCTGCCTCCAAGAAAAACTCACCAAACTtgtctcctcctccacctctccTTTCCCCATTTCCCAATCTTGCCCCTCACCCCCATCCCCTAACACTGAGTCCTCCAGATCTGACTCCATACCCCCCAAACCCACCCTCTCCACCTCGTCACTCAACAGTTTGAACGTAATCCACCATCTTAACTCCACTACTAATTCCTATAATCACGAGTATAACTCCACTCGGGCATTTCTTCGAATACCTTTCGTGCAAacccagaagaagaagaagaaagacaaGAACAAGGACCAAGAAAAGGACAGTACTATCTTTTTCAACCGGAGCAAATCCACCACCACTCCGCGCAGCGGCGGCGGGAGAGATTTCGACGAAAATACCCCCAGGAAAAGAGGGTTTTTCAGGTCgttggtctctctctctagaaaccctAGCGCTCGGAAGATCGAGAGTAGGGACTGGAGAGAGGAAATTGACGGAGATACCCCTAGGAAAAGGGAGGATTTCGCGGCGGTTTTAGTGGAGGAGAAGGAAGGGAGCCCGGAAACGGAGGCGTTTGACCGGAAGGTGTCGAGATCTAGATCCGTCGGGTGCGGCGGCGGCAGCAGCCGGAGCTTTTCCGGCGACTTTTTCGACCGGATCTCGACTGGGTTCGGCGACTGCGCCCTCCGGCGAGCCGAATCGTACAGAGAATCCAAGCAGAAAATCACCGCCGTTCATCGCCGCCGCGGTTCCGCCGCCGTGGACGGCGGCAGGCGGGGTTATGTCAACGAGAGAGTGAAGTGTGGTGGGATTTTTAGTGGGTTCATGCCCAATTCCTCATCCTCttcgtcgtcttcttcttcttgcctGGTTTCATCTTCGGTTGAAGACGGtggggcggcggcggcggcggcggtggtgagGCATGGGAGGAGTAAGAGTTGGGGATGGGCTTTTGCTAGTCCCCTCAGGGCTTTGAATAAGCATCCTTCTAATGGGAAGAGAGGAAGCTCCAATAGGAAGAAGAATACCAGTCCCATGACTCCCAACATCCATGCCATTCCTTCCATATTGGTCTACAGAGGTTAA